Proteins encoded by one window of Akkermansia muciniphila ATCC BAA-835:
- the nrdD gene encoding anaerobic ribonucleoside-triphosphate reductase, whose product MTKQEILSKYAQDRTRCTVYTRVMGYHRPVETFNAGKQGEFHDRVHFVEPGRPCSCSAQTEQPR is encoded by the coding sequence ATGACCAAACAGGAAATATTAAGCAAATACGCACAGGACCGGACCCGCTGCACCGTTTACACGCGCGTCATGGGCTATCACCGCCCTGTAGAAACTTTCAACGCCGGCAAACAGGGCGAGTTCCATGACCGCGTCCACTTCGTGGAACCGGGCCGCCCCTGCTCCTGCTCCGCCCAAACGGAACAGCCGCGATAA
- a CDS encoding ATP-binding protein, giving the protein MIIEQEEFQKKLKRINLAYFSDPDRIITISRGNSVVRQGEQNKRLYLILSGSVVSYRHVVKEDPETASTSHKIYKAFRAGPGDYLGVQSFFSGWFRSSSDLIAETDLELAYIDTATPAVDVEHYGTLLEQFVPAIVHELAARNTRVFDRTAEKEEALRMLHRSEMAATLGQLSAGIAHELNNSLGVLSRKTDFVLETLDNMFRQENAFRYTLYNKGLEGASSSSTSEQRRLARQFEKNYGLSQDVAKALALIPDIQNQPELLNKPFLSQLEQNLPYWELGHDLHDMKLAVRHATAIVRSVRLLGGGNTRREEGVNVTDSLTEAVALVKSSLRGVDFEMVLPPRDSVPGIFADMTELVQIWINLLQNACDALKIENTPNPSIHVECRVEKISSKDQTSHTTREILVSVTDNGPGVPKDLHEKIFRPNFTTKKKGLSFGLGLGLTIVRRIVDSYGGRIRLESVPGHTVFTIVIPTINNHGKN; this is encoded by the coding sequence ATGATCATTGAACAGGAAGAATTCCAGAAAAAACTAAAACGCATCAATCTGGCGTACTTCTCCGATCCGGACCGCATTATTACCATCAGCAGGGGAAACAGCGTCGTCCGCCAGGGGGAACAGAACAAAAGGCTTTACCTGATTTTATCCGGCAGCGTGGTTTCCTACCGCCACGTCGTTAAAGAAGACCCGGAAACAGCTTCCACTTCCCACAAAATCTACAAGGCGTTCCGGGCCGGTCCCGGAGACTATTTGGGAGTGCAGAGTTTCTTTTCCGGATGGTTCCGCAGCTCCTCCGATCTCATTGCGGAAACTGATTTGGAACTGGCCTATATCGACACCGCCACCCCTGCCGTGGACGTGGAACACTACGGCACGCTCCTGGAACAGTTTGTTCCCGCCATTGTCCATGAACTGGCGGCGCGCAATACCCGCGTCTTTGACCGCACTGCGGAAAAGGAAGAAGCGCTGCGGATGCTCCACCGTTCTGAAATGGCCGCCACCCTGGGGCAATTATCCGCTGGAATAGCCCATGAGCTCAACAATTCCCTGGGAGTCCTGTCCCGTAAAACAGACTTTGTTCTGGAAACCCTGGACAACATGTTCCGCCAGGAAAACGCCTTCCGCTACACCCTGTACAACAAAGGGTTGGAAGGGGCTTCCTCCTCATCCACTTCCGAACAGCGCAGGCTGGCGCGCCAGTTTGAAAAAAATTACGGGCTTTCCCAGGACGTGGCCAAGGCCCTGGCCCTGATTCCGGACATACAGAATCAGCCGGAGCTGCTGAACAAGCCATTCCTCAGCCAGCTGGAACAAAACCTCCCTTATTGGGAATTGGGACACGACCTGCACGATATGAAACTGGCTGTCAGGCATGCTACAGCCATTGTCCGTTCCGTTCGCCTGCTGGGAGGAGGCAACACCAGACGGGAAGAAGGCGTAAACGTGACGGACTCCCTTACGGAAGCTGTTGCTCTGGTCAAGTCCAGTCTGCGAGGCGTTGATTTTGAAATGGTCCTGCCTCCCAGAGACTCCGTGCCCGGCATCTTCGCAGATATGACGGAGCTCGTTCAAATTTGGATCAACCTGCTTCAAAACGCCTGCGACGCGCTGAAAATAGAAAATACCCCCAACCCTTCCATCCACGTAGAATGCCGGGTGGAAAAAATCAGCAGCAAGGACCAGACATCCCATACCACCCGTGAAATTCTGGTCTCCGTCACAGACAATGGCCCCGGCGTCCCAAAGGACCTGCATGAAAAAATTTTCCGTCCCAACTTCACTACCAAAAAGAAAGGTCTTTCCTTCGGCCTGGGGCTGGGGCTCACCATCGTCCGGCGCATTGTGGACAGCTACGGCGGCCGCATCCGCCTGGAGAGCGTTCCGGGCCATACCGTTTTTACGATAGTCATACCAACCATCAACAATCATGGAAAAAATTAA
- a CDS encoding glycoside hydrolase family 88 protein encodes MLSAGTSVSGASADWNEKTIRDNLQLVAEWQAKHPKKRSPLHWTYGAFYSGLVQYGLSVPEGPGLPLLRKAGEEQGWKTLNRHYHADDHAVGHAWMEMAMEDGNPAAAEKIRAVLDKVMNRPSSASLQFLTPGCQDRWSWSDALFMSPPVFVKLAAYTGDRRYLEFMDREYKLTCDYLFDREEGLFFRDSRYFTVPAANGKKMFWSRGNGWVIAGLPLILQDMPADWPSRPFYEDLLKRLAAALKKCQSPDGSWHASLLDPDEPPLKEMSGTLFIMYGMLWGVNQGYLDADEYLPSICKAWKAACDAVSKEGALGWVQPIADKPGHYSGKDTEVYGAGAYLMAGSELRKYVIDRDHPQKKTVTVTNPLGRFRPAETVSVPWPSGGSGDAAGLRVFDVRHGRVIPHQLADTDGDGTTDTLLFQSNFRPGTVRDFWILENSCLGEAPSADVCFSRPVPERLDDFAWENDLTAHRIYGPAVARPAPEGEGLVSSGTDVWSKRAGTPVINEFYKRGDYHRDHGRGLDMYNVGPGRGCGGIAVFRDGKPHVSGNWASARTLYNGPVQTAFEVVYAPWDIGGGVRVAETRRVTLDAGNRFSKVRSVLNVRGAETVKAGVGMDTGKRRNDYEAVMEDRESGGLMTAWSRPRKDDGCLGTAVIVPWVPEGRAVDAEGCTYLLRKVANGEPFEWYMGAVWDKASPIRSAAGWEAEARRVRECIGHPLQVRVR; translated from the coding sequence ATGCTTTCCGCAGGAACTTCCGTTTCCGGGGCTTCCGCAGACTGGAATGAAAAGACCATCCGGGACAATCTTCAGCTGGTGGCGGAATGGCAGGCGAAGCATCCCAAAAAACGTTCGCCGCTGCATTGGACTTACGGTGCTTTTTATTCCGGCCTGGTGCAATATGGCCTGTCCGTTCCGGAAGGGCCGGGGCTGCCGTTGCTGAGAAAAGCGGGAGAAGAGCAGGGGTGGAAGACCCTGAACCGGCATTATCATGCGGACGACCATGCCGTGGGGCATGCCTGGATGGAGATGGCGATGGAAGACGGCAATCCCGCCGCAGCTGAAAAGATCCGCGCCGTGCTGGACAAGGTGATGAACCGGCCTTCCTCCGCTTCCCTCCAATTCCTGACTCCGGGCTGCCAGGACCGCTGGAGCTGGTCGGACGCCCTGTTTATGTCCCCTCCCGTGTTCGTGAAACTGGCGGCCTATACCGGAGACCGCCGTTATCTGGAGTTTATGGATAGGGAATACAAGCTTACCTGCGACTATCTTTTTGACCGGGAGGAGGGCCTGTTTTTCCGGGATTCCCGCTATTTTACCGTTCCGGCGGCAAATGGGAAAAAGATGTTCTGGAGCCGGGGCAACGGCTGGGTGATTGCCGGATTGCCTCTTATTTTGCAGGACATGCCTGCGGACTGGCCTTCCCGCCCCTTTTATGAAGACTTGCTTAAACGTCTGGCGGCAGCCCTGAAAAAATGCCAGTCGCCCGACGGTTCCTGGCATGCGAGCCTGCTGGATCCGGACGAACCTCCCTTGAAAGAGATGAGCGGCACCCTCTTTATCATGTACGGGATGCTGTGGGGAGTGAACCAGGGATATCTGGATGCGGATGAATACCTTCCCTCCATCTGTAAGGCCTGGAAGGCCGCCTGTGATGCGGTCAGCAAGGAGGGCGCGCTGGGATGGGTACAGCCTATTGCGGACAAGCCGGGCCATTATTCCGGGAAAGATACGGAGGTGTACGGCGCAGGGGCCTACCTGATGGCCGGGAGTGAGTTGCGTAAATATGTCATTGACCGGGATCATCCGCAGAAGAAGACCGTGACCGTTACGAATCCCCTGGGCAGGTTCCGCCCTGCTGAGACCGTGTCGGTTCCATGGCCGTCCGGAGGTTCCGGTGATGCCGCCGGCCTTCGCGTTTTTGACGTCCGTCACGGACGTGTTATCCCGCATCAGCTGGCGGATACGGATGGTGACGGAACAACGGATACCCTTTTGTTCCAGAGCAATTTCCGGCCCGGAACGGTTCGTGATTTCTGGATTCTGGAGAATTCCTGCCTGGGCGAAGCTCCTTCCGCGGATGTCTGTTTCAGCCGTCCGGTACCGGAGCGGCTGGATGATTTCGCATGGGAAAATGATCTTACGGCGCACCGGATTTACGGTCCGGCCGTCGCCAGGCCTGCCCCTGAGGGAGAGGGCCTGGTTTCCAGTGGGACGGATGTATGGAGCAAGCGCGCGGGCACTCCCGTTATCAATGAATTTTACAAACGGGGGGATTACCACCGGGATCACGGTCGGGGACTGGATATGTACAATGTAGGTCCGGGGCGGGGCTGCGGCGGCATTGCCGTGTTCAGGGATGGAAAACCGCATGTGTCCGGAAACTGGGCCAGCGCCCGGACATTGTACAATGGCCCGGTCCAGACCGCTTTTGAGGTGGTTTATGCACCGTGGGACATTGGCGGCGGCGTGCGTGTGGCGGAGACGCGGAGGGTGACGCTGGATGCGGGAAACCGTTTCTCCAAAGTCCGCAGCGTCTTGAACGTCCGGGGGGCTGAAACGGTGAAGGCCGGTGTGGGAATGGATACCGGAAAGCGCAGAAATGATTATGAAGCGGTTATGGAGGACCGGGAGTCCGGCGGCCTGATGACCGCATGGAGCAGGCCCCGGAAGGATGACGGATGCCTGGGAACCGCCGTAATCGTGCCCTGGGTTCCGGAAGGCCGTGCGGTGGATGCGGAAGGCTGTACCTACTTGCTCAGGAAGGTCGCGAACGGAGAACCCTTTGAATGGTACATGGGGGCGGTTTGGGACAAGGCTTCTCCCATTCGGTCCGCTGCCGGCTGGGAAGCGGAGGCTCGCCGTGTCCGGGAGTGCATCGGCCATCCACTGCAAGTCCGGGTGCGGTAG
- a CDS encoding ribonucleoside triphosphate reductase, whose amino-acid sequence MATSIIKRSGKKEQYQGYKIEEAIRKAFHSSGTAYNRSIYEEVEAKLSHQDSAHVEEIQDMIERALFRSGYFDTAKAFITYRFLHKMQREQLGGLYSGNTYVDCKQTVEEYIGQSDWRIAANSNTTYSNAGLINNTAGKVIANYWLDQVYSAREGAAHREGDYHIHDLDCLTGYCAGWSLRNLLNEGFNGVRSRVNSRPPRHFREALGQMANFLGILQSEWAGAQAFSSFDTFLAPYVFKDQTDFPRIKKDIRSFVYNLNVPSRWGQSPFTNVTIDWTVPRDLRDQAPFSGGEHLFEGIEDANLLALARERGANKLTELTYKHFQKEMNLINKAFYEVLTEGDSTGQPFTFPIPTVNITEDFDWEGENVPLLFENAAKIGSSYFQNFIGSQYTVNEHGERVPDERAYKPDAVRSMCCRLQLDLRELLKRGGGLFGSAEMTGSIGVVTINLARLGYLFKQNREALFARLGELLDLAKSCLEKKRAFVQEMYDRGLYPYTKRYLPTFRNHFSTIGVNGMNELLRNFSNDTMDITSEEGRAFAEEILEFIRLRMQEYQEETGNLYNLEATPAEGTTHRFAREDQKRYPDIIQAGPVGQRYYTNSSQLPVDHTSDLFRALQLQDELQCCYTGGTVFHMYMNEAISSPEACRDIVRKVLTRFRMPYLTVTPLFSVCEKHGYLRGEHEYCPFCDEELLHIHRHE is encoded by the coding sequence ATGGCAACAAGCATCATCAAACGTTCCGGGAAAAAGGAGCAATACCAGGGCTATAAGATTGAAGAGGCCATTAGAAAAGCCTTCCACAGTTCCGGGACCGCCTACAACCGTTCCATCTATGAAGAGGTGGAAGCCAAGCTGAGCCATCAGGACAGTGCGCATGTGGAAGAGATTCAGGACATGATTGAACGCGCCCTGTTCCGTTCCGGATATTTTGACACGGCCAAGGCCTTCATCACCTACCGTTTCCTGCACAAAATGCAGCGCGAACAGCTTGGCGGCCTTTATTCCGGCAATACCTATGTGGACTGCAAGCAGACGGTAGAGGAATATATCGGGCAAAGCGACTGGCGCATTGCTGCCAACTCCAATACCACGTATTCCAATGCGGGGCTCATCAACAACACGGCGGGCAAGGTGATCGCCAACTATTGGCTGGACCAGGTTTACTCCGCACGGGAAGGAGCCGCGCACCGGGAAGGGGATTACCACATCCATGACCTGGATTGCCTGACCGGATACTGCGCCGGATGGAGCCTCCGCAACCTGCTCAATGAAGGATTCAACGGCGTGCGCAGCCGCGTGAACAGCAGGCCGCCCCGCCACTTCCGGGAAGCCCTGGGCCAGATGGCGAACTTTCTGGGCATTCTGCAAAGCGAATGGGCCGGCGCCCAGGCCTTCAGCTCCTTTGACACCTTCCTGGCGCCCTACGTTTTTAAGGACCAGACGGACTTCCCCCGCATCAAGAAAGACATCCGCAGTTTTGTCTACAACCTGAACGTACCCTCGCGCTGGGGGCAATCTCCCTTTACCAATGTCACGATCGACTGGACTGTGCCGCGCGACCTGCGGGATCAGGCCCCCTTCAGCGGAGGGGAACACCTCTTTGAAGGAATAGAAGACGCGAACCTGCTCGCCCTGGCGAGGGAACGCGGGGCAAACAAGCTGACGGAACTGACCTACAAGCATTTCCAGAAGGAAATGAACCTGATCAACAAGGCCTTTTACGAAGTTCTCACGGAAGGGGACAGCACCGGACAGCCCTTCACCTTCCCCATCCCCACCGTCAACATCACGGAAGACTTTGACTGGGAAGGGGAAAACGTGCCTCTCCTGTTTGAAAACGCCGCCAAAATCGGTTCCTCTTACTTCCAGAACTTCATCGGCAGCCAGTACACCGTCAATGAACACGGGGAACGCGTGCCTGACGAACGGGCCTACAAGCCGGATGCCGTGCGTTCCATGTGCTGCCGCCTCCAGCTGGACCTGCGGGAACTGCTCAAACGCGGCGGCGGTCTCTTCGGCTCCGCGGAAATGACCGGCTCCATCGGCGTAGTGACCATCAACCTGGCCCGGCTGGGCTACCTGTTCAAGCAAAACCGGGAGGCCCTGTTCGCCAGGCTGGGAGAACTGCTGGACCTGGCCAAATCCTGCCTGGAAAAGAAAAGGGCCTTCGTTCAGGAAATGTATGACCGCGGCCTGTACCCCTACACCAAACGCTACCTGCCCACCTTCCGCAACCATTTCTCCACCATCGGCGTCAACGGCATGAACGAGCTGTTGCGCAATTTCTCCAACGATACGATGGACATTACCTCTGAAGAAGGCAGGGCCTTTGCTGAAGAGATCCTGGAATTCATCCGCTTGCGCATGCAGGAGTACCAGGAGGAAACCGGCAACCTGTACAACCTGGAAGCCACGCCCGCGGAAGGCACCACGCACCGCTTCGCCCGCGAAGACCAGAAACGCTATCCTGACATCATCCAGGCCGGCCCCGTGGGGCAGCGTTATTACACGAACAGCTCCCAGCTTCCCGTGGACCACACAAGTGATCTGTTCCGGGCGCTCCAGCTTCAGGATGAACTTCAATGCTGCTACACGGGAGGAACCGTCTTCCACATGTACATGAACGAAGCCATCAGCTCCCCGGAAGCCTGCCGGGACATTGTCCGCAAAGTGCTGACCCGCTTCCGCATGCCGTACCTCACCGTCACCCCGCTCTTTTCCGTTTGCGAGAAGCACGGCTATCTGCGCGGGGAGCACGAATACTGCCCCTTCTGCGATGAGGAGCTGCTCCACATCCACAGGCATGAATAA
- a CDS encoding anaerobic ribonucleoside-triphosphate reductase activating protein, translating into MGTGRGIADITPLTLLDFPNKVACIFWLRGCNLFCQYCYNVSLVRGTDSPAGDRTDYLDFLRDRVGFLDGVVLSGGECTLCPDLIPICRNIRQLGFAVKIDTNGTRPGVVKTLVEEGLCDYIALDYKAPEKLFGSITGRPDLFPCFTQTLDYLINRNFPFEVRTTIHSGLLGEKEINQISGDLTSRGYRGTYYLQNFFNTEETLGQIGAPERMIDLSLLNTHIPIGLRNFPITEKAPGSSSGKRQPSPLT; encoded by the coding sequence ATGGGAACGGGTCGGGGCATAGCAGACATCACGCCGCTCACCTTGCTGGATTTTCCAAATAAGGTGGCCTGCATCTTCTGGCTGAGAGGCTGTAATTTGTTTTGTCAGTACTGTTACAACGTCTCCCTGGTCAGGGGAACGGATTCTCCTGCCGGAGACCGGACGGACTATCTTGATTTTCTCAGAGATCGGGTGGGATTTCTGGATGGGGTGGTTCTGTCCGGAGGCGAGTGCACGCTGTGTCCCGACCTTATCCCTATCTGCCGCAATATACGGCAGCTTGGCTTCGCAGTCAAAATAGACACCAACGGCACCCGGCCCGGCGTGGTGAAAACGCTGGTGGAGGAAGGGCTTTGCGATTATATTGCCCTGGATTACAAAGCGCCGGAAAAACTGTTCGGCTCCATTACCGGGCGTCCGGACTTATTCCCCTGCTTCACTCAAACGCTGGATTATCTGATCAACAGAAATTTCCCGTTTGAGGTTCGAACGACAATCCACTCCGGCCTTCTCGGGGAAAAGGAAATCAACCAGATCAGCGGGGATTTGACGTCGCGCGGCTATAGAGGAACCTACTACCTTCAGAATTTTTTTAATACAGAGGAAACACTCGGCCAAATCGGCGCTCCCGAACGGATGATTGACTTATCTCTGCTAAACACGCATATCCCCATAGGGTTGCGCAATTTTCCCATCACGGAGAAAGCTCCCGGCTCCAGCTCCGGGAAACGGCAGCCGTCCCCTCTGACATAA
- a CDS encoding phosphoethanolamine transferase, with amino-acid sequence MIPPHASAGSAERYPSAYGLSAAVCQALRAAFIPRRMRCLWAAGLAAALAANPYVLNDGQSLLMSSMGIACSASLLCGTILLCLKYRFTAYVLLPAIILFNAGLYMMQMRYGLVLNLSVLSSMAETNFQEACAFCTPASIAGTLLLAGFIYLAIYWSRRSLRQKATWGALACIWGLYAALLLLSIPAASYSLEPLYLYYTSDKAKGWPLVDIAMTCKLADEYITQDAGRFNTLRNLPSCAEPLSQCEAPDDLAVVFHMGESVRGDHLPLNGYHRNTMPRLSKEPNVVSFPHATSFGIVTRISAIGMFTDAELCRRTPGHSSFIDLFNKHGFRTVRIMDLSGDSIHDYSLGILTRNCRERRQTPLQHQTPGMMQERTSLVMEESLKNFGRNRQLYIIYNNGSHMAFSYPAQAECFTPASCNMDDPKARLEETVNAYDNSIVDLDASIHRMIALLKNRPAIYFYCSDHGVALGEEGKMFQGHILPPVYRPAMFIWYSDTFASRYPDMVRALKANRLKAVSHDHIFHTLLSLASIRSEIVRNDLNLASPDARETPAPLQPETLAEWLPIPAPPQP; translated from the coding sequence ATGATCCCTCCCCATGCATCCGCCGGTTCCGCAGAACGGTATCCGTCCGCATACGGCCTGTCGGCCGCTGTCTGCCAGGCTCTGCGCGCCGCGTTCATTCCCCGCCGCATGCGCTGCCTGTGGGCAGCCGGGCTTGCGGCGGCGCTGGCGGCCAATCCCTATGTGCTCAACGATGGCCAAAGCCTGCTGATGAGCAGCATGGGCATCGCCTGCTCCGCATCCCTGCTCTGCGGCACCATTCTTCTCTGCCTGAAATACCGCTTCACCGCCTATGTCCTTCTTCCCGCCATCATTCTGTTCAATGCGGGCCTGTACATGATGCAGATGCGGTACGGATTGGTCCTGAACCTTTCCGTGCTTTCCAGCATGGCGGAGACCAATTTCCAGGAAGCCTGCGCCTTCTGCACCCCCGCTTCCATTGCAGGAACCCTGCTTCTGGCCGGGTTTATCTACCTGGCCATCTACTGGAGCCGCCGTTCCCTGCGTCAAAAAGCCACGTGGGGTGCACTGGCATGCATTTGGGGCCTGTACGCGGCCCTTCTGCTGCTGAGCATTCCGGCAGCCTCCTACAGCTTGGAACCCCTTTATCTTTACTACACGTCTGACAAGGCCAAAGGCTGGCCTCTCGTGGATATTGCAATGACGTGCAAACTGGCGGACGAATACATCACCCAGGATGCGGGGCGTTTCAACACATTGCGGAATCTTCCGTCCTGCGCGGAGCCCCTTTCCCAGTGCGAAGCCCCAGACGACCTGGCCGTGGTTTTCCACATGGGGGAGAGTGTCCGGGGGGACCATCTTCCCCTGAACGGTTACCATCGGAACACAATGCCCCGGCTTTCCAAAGAACCCAACGTCGTTTCCTTCCCGCATGCCACTTCCTTTGGCATCGTGACCAGAATTTCCGCCATCGGCATGTTTACGGATGCGGAACTGTGCCGCCGCACTCCCGGTCACTCCTCCTTCATTGACCTGTTCAACAAACACGGATTCCGCACCGTCCGTATCATGGACCTGAGCGGAGATTCCATTCATGATTATTCCCTGGGCATCCTGACACGGAACTGCCGTGAACGGAGACAGACGCCGCTCCAGCACCAGACGCCCGGAATGATGCAGGAACGAACTTCCCTGGTCATGGAGGAATCCCTGAAAAACTTCGGCCGCAACAGGCAGCTTTATATCATTTACAATAACGGGAGCCATATGGCGTTCAGCTACCCCGCGCAGGCGGAATGTTTTACCCCGGCATCCTGCAATATGGACGACCCCAAGGCCCGTCTGGAAGAAACCGTCAATGCCTATGACAATTCCATCGTCGACCTGGATGCCTCCATTCACCGCATGATTGCACTGTTGAAGAACAGGCCCGCCATTTATTTTTACTGCTCCGACCACGGCGTAGCGCTGGGAGAGGAAGGAAAAATGTTCCAGGGCCATATCCTGCCGCCTGTTTACCGGCCTGCCATGTTCATCTGGTATTCGGACACCTTCGCCTCACGCTATCCGGACATGGTGCGCGCCCTGAAAGCCAACCGGCTGAAAGCCGTCTCCCACGACCACATCTTCCATACCCTTCTTTCCCTGGCTTCCATCCGGTCGGAAATCGTCAGGAACGACCTGAATCTGGCTTCTCCGGACGCGCGGGAAACTCCGGCCCCCCTCCAGCCGGAAACGCTGGCGGAATGGCTGCCCATTCCCGCACCGCCGCAGCCGTAA
- a CDS encoding rubrerythrin family protein, which produces MTKTIENLKAAITGESTASATYAAYAAKAAQEGQPLIQKLFEAASKAESVHAANHNKVLEKLGATMEPIDIQIHVGTTAENLKAAIAGETHEFESMYPEFIAVAEEEGQKAAVRSFTWATEAEKEHADFYSVALKALESGDTSSLPRQYWICLVCGDTFKSLEGVDACPLCGTKAEKFLVIG; this is translated from the coding sequence ATGACTAAGACCATAGAAAACCTGAAAGCTGCCATTACGGGCGAAAGCACCGCCTCCGCCACTTACGCGGCCTATGCCGCCAAAGCCGCCCAGGAAGGGCAGCCCCTTATTCAGAAATTGTTTGAAGCCGCCTCCAAGGCGGAATCCGTCCACGCCGCCAACCACAACAAGGTTCTGGAAAAGCTGGGGGCAACAATGGAGCCCATCGATATCCAGATCCATGTAGGAACCACCGCGGAAAACCTGAAAGCCGCCATTGCCGGGGAAACCCATGAATTTGAAAGCATGTATCCGGAATTCATCGCTGTGGCGGAAGAGGAAGGGCAGAAAGCCGCCGTCCGTTCCTTCACGTGGGCCACGGAAGCGGAAAAAGAACATGCCGATTTTTATTCCGTCGCCCTGAAGGCCCTGGAAAGCGGAGATACCAGTTCCCTGCCCAGGCAATACTGGATATGCCTGGTTTGCGGAGATACGTTCAAATCTCTGGAAGGCGTGGATGCGTGCCCCCTCTGCGGCACCAAGGCTGAAAAATTCCTCGTCATCGGATAA
- a CDS encoding SLC13 family permease, whose amino-acid sequence MSETQNKLLKAAISLAAAGVVFFLPFASWGIQLSPIEIRVIAMFVMAALFWILEPIPIWTTSVMVITLSLLCVSNGSLSFLMPERYDKAAVSSILDDAIGKGINPEIVGKLKENVENRLNKKTKLDAEEVRMTLGFQLMDAYEKIDLNAQELSREGKTEEAAGQESIAAQLKTAAGRLYSKEITARIQGLQFVNTMQQKSTMATFADPIIMLFLGGFFLAAAATKYRLDMNLAKVLLKPFGTNPKFVLLGLMSVTALFSMFMSNTATAAMMLAILTPVLALFTPEDKGRAAFALAIPIAANLGGIGTPIGTPPNAIALKALQGMGLDVSFGKWLMFGIPFVIVMILIAWLLLLWLFPISQKKLELQVGGKFLRTPKAIIVYVTFAVTVLLWVTGKGVHGLDSNTIAMIPIAVFAITETITKEDLKKMGWDVLWLVAGGFALGLALQDTGLAKNLIGSIPFAQWSPFPLMVGTGIICLFMATFMSHTATASLLIPIIAVVGVNMGDNLAPLGGVTALLVSVAFASSLGMSLPISTPPNALAYATGLVSSKGMAISGVILGILGMILTYVMMMILAQCHAF is encoded by the coding sequence ATGAGTGAAACCCAAAACAAGCTGCTCAAGGCAGCTATCAGCCTGGCCGCCGCAGGAGTCGTCTTCTTCCTGCCTTTCGCTTCATGGGGAATCCAATTAAGCCCTATTGAAATCCGCGTCATCGCCATGTTTGTCATGGCGGCGCTCTTCTGGATTTTGGAACCCATCCCTATCTGGACCACCTCCGTGATGGTCATTACCCTGTCCCTGCTGTGCGTCTCCAACGGCTCTCTCTCATTCTTGATGCCGGAGCGCTATGACAAGGCGGCGGTATCCTCCATTCTGGATGACGCCATAGGCAAAGGGATCAATCCGGAGATAGTCGGCAAATTGAAGGAAAATGTCGAAAACCGGTTAAATAAGAAAACCAAGCTGGACGCGGAAGAAGTGAGGATGACCCTGGGGTTCCAGCTCATGGACGCTTATGAAAAAATAGACTTGAACGCACAGGAACTGTCCCGTGAAGGAAAAACGGAAGAAGCCGCCGGGCAGGAATCCATAGCCGCCCAGCTCAAGACCGCGGCCGGGCGCCTGTACAGCAAGGAAATAACCGCGCGCATCCAGGGGCTGCAATTTGTCAACACCATGCAGCAAAAATCCACGATGGCCACCTTCGCGGATCCCATCATCATGCTTTTCCTGGGCGGCTTTTTCCTAGCTGCGGCCGCAACCAAATACAGGCTGGACATGAACCTGGCCAAAGTACTTTTAAAACCCTTCGGCACCAATCCCAAATTCGTACTTCTGGGGCTGATGTCCGTAACGGCTCTTTTCTCCATGTTTATGAGCAATACGGCTACGGCCGCCATGATGCTCGCCATCCTGACGCCGGTGCTGGCCCTGTTCACTCCGGAAGACAAAGGCCGCGCCGCCTTTGCCCTGGCCATCCCCATCGCCGCCAACCTCGGCGGCATTGGAACGCCTATCGGCACGCCCCCCAACGCAATCGCGCTGAAGGCGCTGCAGGGTATGGGGCTGGACGTCTCCTTCGGCAAATGGCTCATGTTCGGCATTCCTTTCGTCATCGTCATGATTCTGATTGCGTGGCTTCTCCTGCTGTGGCTGTTCCCCATCTCTCAAAAGAAACTGGAACTTCAGGTGGGAGGGAAATTCCTGAGAACCCCCAAGGCCATTATCGTTTACGTCACCTTTGCCGTTACCGTCCTGCTGTGGGTAACGGGCAAGGGAGTACACGGGCTGGACTCCAATACCATCGCCATGATTCCCATCGCCGTCTTTGCCATTACGGAAACCATCACCAAGGAAGACTTGAAGAAAATGGGCTGGGACGTGCTCTGGCTGGTAGCCGGCGGCTTTGCCCTGGGGCTGGCCCTGCAAGACACCGGACTGGCAAAAAACCTGATCGGCTCCATTCCCTTTGCCCAATGGTCCCCCTTCCCGCTCATGGTGGGTACGGGAATCATCTGCCTGTTCATGGCCACCTTCATGAGCCATACGGCTACGGCCTCCCTGCTCATCCCGATTATCGCCGTTGTCGGCGTCAACATGGGTGACAACCTGGCCCCCCTGGGCGGCGTTACCGCCCTGCTGGTGTCCGTGGCCTTCGCCTCCTCCCTGGGCATGAGCCTTCCCATCAGCACCCCCCCCAACGCCCTGGCCTATGCCACCGGCCTGGTCAGCTCCAAGGGAATGGCCATTTCCGGCGTCATCCTGGGCATCCTGGGCATGATTTTAACCTACGTCATGATGATGATTCTTGCCCAATGCCATGCTTTTTAA